The proteins below come from a single Xyrauchen texanus isolate HMW12.3.18 chromosome 1, RBS_HiC_50CHRs, whole genome shotgun sequence genomic window:
- the LOC127627920 gene encoding neutrophil cytosol factor 2-like, with product MSFVSTLRQWDEAVACVEQRDTDSALRLFLNIEEKNSKIAFNIGCLYLHNNELDEAEKAFDGSIGRDEHLAVAFFQRGVVFNKKEKFEESLLDFQQAFKQLRGNQIIDYKPLGLRYKLYACEVLHNMGLVQAQLGKWEKAQENLLTALNFRAEAKFSHIDLALDAILKQKLFSLVEIRAGLLFKPNKHYVAELEKKDYLGKAKVVSSVVPADQFSGFAPLQPQVDNIPSTPKVPEVLRALEGEPHTVLYEFVPETKEELAVFPGNIVFVLQKGADNWASVVFNEKRGLVPYNFLEPLDITMTSKPMQIEELNENDDIPAPPRRAPPSKPEGTKGLKTVKAEANNTGNFSGCIVKVHFQFTIAISIAPGQSYGVILQMISSKLKLPASALTLRYAKEDSIEKVTIEDSEMEAVWNSVNDGRLTLWCSISEGKSVSPEKVVALYSYEASTAEDLDFKQGNVITVLSKVNEEWLEGQCNGKSGIFPSSFVKALNGDRQCE from the exons ATGTCATTTGTAAGCACTCTTCGTCAGTGGGATGAGGCTGTGGCATGTGTGGAGCAAAGAGACACAGACTCTGCTCTCAGGCTATTCCTCAACATCGAAGAGAAAAACTCAAAAATTGCCTTCAACATTGGCTGTCTTTATCTGCACAACAATGAGTTGGATGAGGCTGAAAAG GCTTTTGATGGAAGTATCGGCAGAGATGAACACCTGGCTGTGGCCTTCTTTCAGAGGGGAGTTGTGTTCAACAAAAAGGAAAA GTTTGAAGAGTCTCTTCTAGATTTTCAGCAGGCTTTTAAGCAGTTACGAGGAAATCAGATAATAGACTACAAACCTCTGGGGCTGAGATATAAACTATACGCCTGTGAG GTGCTACATAACATGGGATTGGTACAGGCCCAATTGGGAAAATGGGAGAAAGCTCAAGAGAACCTTCTTACTGCACTGAACTTTAGAGCAGAAGCCAAGTTCAGCCATATTGACCTCGCCCTGGATGCCATACTG AAGCAGAAGCTCTTTTCTCTGGTAGAGATTCGAGCAGGGCTGCTATTTAAACCCAATAAGCACTATGTGGCAGAGCTGGAGAAAAAGGACTATCTTGGAAAAGCTAAG GTTGTGTCCTCTGTTGTACCTGCTGATCAGTTCTCTGGTTTTGCCCCACTGCAACCTCAA GTTGATAATATTCCATCTACACCAAAAGTGCCAGAAGTCCTGAG GGCACTTGAAGGTGAGCCACACACTGTTCTTTATGAATTTGTTCCTGAGACTAAAGAAGAGTTGGCTGTGTTTCCTGGAAACATCGTCTTTGTTCTTCAGAAAGGAGCTGACAACTGGGCATCTGTTGTTTTCAATGAAAAG CGAGGTCTTGTTCCTTATAATTTCCTAGAACCCTTGGATATTACAATGACATCAAAACCAATGCAG ATTGAAGAATTAAATGAAAACGATGATATACCAGCTCCACCAAGAAGAGCACCACCTAGTAAACCAGAGGGTACAAAAGGCCTGAAGACTGTTAAAGCTGAG GCTAATAACACTGGGAATTTCTCAGGCTGTATTGTGAAAGTGCACTTTCAGTTCACCATAGCAATCAGTATTGCACCTGGACAATCATATGGGGTCATTCTTCAGATGATAAGCTCTAAACTTAAGCTGCCTGCATCAGCACTAACTTTACG TTATGCCAAGGAAGACTCAATTGAGAAAGTGACTATTGAAGACTCTGAAATGGAGGCTGTTTGGAATAGTGTGAATGATGGCCGTCTTACTCTGTGGTGCTCAATTTCTGAG GGTAAAAGTGTGTCTCCTGAGAAAGTGGTGGCCCTTTACTCTTATGAAGCCTCCACCGCAGAAGATTTGGATTTCAAACAGGGAAATGTCATTACAGTCCTTTCAAAAG tcaatgAAGAGTGGCTTGAGGGTCAATGCAATGGAAAGAGCGGCATATTTCCATCATCCTTTGTTAAAGCACTTAACGGGGACCGGCAATGTGAATGA